A single window of Danio rerio strain Tuebingen ecotype United States chromosome 15, GRCz12tu, whole genome shotgun sequence DNA harbors:
- the or30bt2 gene encoding odorant receptor 103-2, producing MSVGNTSFAKDFVIVGFPGLQPHYYGLVSALLFFVYLFTLIGNAVFFTLFVITKSLHKPVYYFIINLVASDVLFSTTTLPKIISRYWFQDGTISFLGCFVQMFFVHFLGSACSVVLAVMAIDRYTAICYPLQYHSIMTNRNVLILILSPWILSFLGPLALVIRAYPLPYCADNSIIHCYCDHVSITTLACTDRSLYSIPALIYAFLILLVPFAVIIFSYCSIFIAVMRISGSQGRMKTFSTCSPQLIIIALYFIPRVFNYLSSNIGLKFSTDLRIIMIMMYSVLPPLINPIIYCLRTEEVKKVLRQHFSKETNR from the coding sequence ATGTCAGTGGGAAACACCAGCTTTGCAAAGGATTTTGTCATAGTCGGCTTTCCTGGACTTCAGCCTCATTATTATGGCCTTGTATCTGCACTTCtgttctttgtttatttgtttacattaatagGAAATGCTGTGTTTTTTACCTTGTTTGTAATAACTAAGAGCCTCCACAAGCCTGTATATTACTTCATTATTAATTTAGTTGCGAGTGACGTACTATTCAGCACCACAACATTACCAAAGATAATTAGCAGGTATTGGTTTCAAGATGGAACTATTTCATTCTTGGGTTGTTTTGTTCAGATGTTCTTTGTGCATTTTTTGGGCAGTGCCTGTTCAGTTGTTCTGGCAGTAATGGCTATAGATCGCTACACAGCAATATGTTACCCTCTTCAGTATCACAGCATCATGACAAACAGAAATGTGCTCATCCTGATTCTGAGCCCTTGGATTTTGAGTTTTTTGGGGCCTTTGGCACTGGTCATCCGTGCTTACCCTCTCCCTTACTGTGCAGATAACAGCATTATACACTGTTACTGTGATCATGTCTCCATCACAACACTAGCATGCACTGACAGATCGCTGTATAGTATTCCAGCCCTCATTTATGCCTTTTTAATACTTCTAGTGCCCTTTGCTGTTATTATTTTCTCTTACTGCTCCATCTTTATAGCAGTTATGAGAATTTCTGGTAGTCAAGGAAGAATGAAGACTTTCTCCACCTGTAGTCCTCAGCTCATCATAATTGCTCTCTATTTTATACCCagggtttttaattatttatcaagCAACATTGGTTTAAAGTTTAGTACGGATTTgcgaataatcatgattatgatgtATAGTGTGCTGCCTCCATTGATTAACCCCATTATCTATTGTTTGAGAACAGAAGAGGTAAAAAAAGTACTAagacaacatttttcaaaagaaaCAAATAGGTAA
- the or42c5 gene encoding odorant receptor 111-11 (The RefSeq protein has 4 substitutions compared to this genomic sequence) has protein sequence MSSDSASFSSNISIVHPEYFFITGLSGTEYSNYYYIFLFFLYIVAVIRNFIVLLIIALERSLHSPKYIAVFNLALADIGEMNALVPNMIKMFLFESQYISYNACMVNMFFVHFFTTMQSFTLVVMSYDRFVAICLPLRYHAIVNNTVISVVFLVLWAFNVFVLLVVVGMITRLSICKSNVILSYYCDHGPVYRLACNDNSLNSFLGKLSTALYLVAPLIIIFLSYVGVFLALSKITTWEGRLKALKTCVAHLLLAGSFFVPIFSIYIASIMNSLTPNARVLSTSLSYVLPPTLNPILYVLNTAEIKQLIKKIIKNRSTKTVHVAS, from the coding sequence ATGAGTTCTGACAGTGCAAGTTTCTCATCGAATATCTCCATTGTTCATCCTGAATACTTTTTCATCACTGGGCTTTCAGGTACAGAATACAGCAATTATTACTACATCTTCTTGTTTTTCCTTTATATTGTTGCTGTAATCGGAAACTTTATAGTTCTTCTCATTATAGCTCTTGAACGCAGTCTGCACAGTCCAAAGTACATTGCTGTGTTTAACTTGGCCTTGGCTGATATTGGTGAAATGAATGCACTGGTTCCTAACATGataaaaatgtttctgtttgaGTCCCAGTACATCTCCTATAATGCGTGTATGGTAAACATGTTTTTTGTTCACTTCTTTACTACCATGCAGAGTTTCACTCTTGTTGTTATGTCTTACGATCGCTTTGTAGCTATTTGCTTGCCATTGAGATATCATGCTATTGTCAACAACACAGTCATATCTGTAGTGTTTTTAGTTTTATGGGCGTTTAATGTTTTTGTGCTTCTGGTTGTGGTGGGTATGATCACTCGACTGTCAATCTGCAAAAGCAATGTGATACTGAGTTATTATGGTGATCATGGACCAGTGTATAAGTTGGCATGTAATGATAACAGCATCAATTCTTTTTTGGGAAAACTCAGCACAGCTTTATATCTAGTAGCACCACTGATCATCATATTCCTGTCATATGTGGGTGTTTTTCTTGCTTTAAGTAAAATTACAACTTGGGAAGGACGTTTAAAAGCTCTGAAAACCTGTGTTGCACATTTGTTGTTGGCGGGATCTTTTTTCGTTCCTATATTCAGCATATACATTGCTTCAATCATGAATTCCCTCACTCCTAATGCAAGGGTCCTCAGCACATCCCTGTCATATGTGCTTCCACCAACTCTAAACCCTATACTTTACGTTTTAAACACAGCTGAAatcaaacaattaattaaaaaaattattaaaaacagatctACCAAAACTGTGCATGTTGCAAGCTAA
- the or30bt5 gene encoding odorant receptor 103-3: MSVGNTSFVKDFFIVGFPGLQPHYYGLVSALLFFVYLFTLMENGVFFTLFVITKSLHRPVYYFIINLVVCDVLLSTTTLPKIISRYWFQDGTISFLGCFVQMFFVHYLGGVISNVLAVMAIDRYAAICYPLQYHNIMTHRNMLILILGCWLLSLAGALMLVIRAYPLPYCAENTIIHCYCEHVSVTTLACTNRSLYSIPALIYALAVMAWSIAIIAFSYCSIFKAVMRISGSQGRMKTFSTCSPQLIIIALHFLPKGLIYLFGNIGIKFDTDLRLIIIIMSSQLPPMINPLIYSLRTEEDKKILKRPFQNKLIGFPLQLL, translated from the coding sequence ATGTCAGTGGGAAACACCAGCTTTGTAAAGGATTTTTTCATAGTCGGTTTTCCTGGACTTCAGCCTCACTATTATGGCCTTGTATCGGCACTTCtgttctttgtttatttgtttacactgATGGAAAATggtgtattttttacattgtttgtGATAACTAAGAGCCTTCATAGGCCTGTATATTACTTCATTATTAATCTAGTTGTGTGTGATGTACTACTCAGCACCACAACATTACCAAAGATAATTAGCAGGTATTGGTTTCAAGATGGAACCATTTCATTCTTGGGGTGTTTTGTTCAGATGTTCTTTGTGCACTATTTAGGTGGTGTTATTTCAAATGTGCTGGCAGTAATGGCTATAGATCGCTATGCAGCAATCTGTTATCCACTACAATATCACAACATCATGACACACAGAAATATGCTTATTTTGATTCTTGGCTGTTGGTTATTGAGTTTAGCAGGAGCCTTAATGTTAGTCATCCGTGCTTACCCTCTCCCTTACTGTGCAGAGAACACCATTATACACTGTTACTGTGAGCATGTGTCTGTTACTACACTCGCATGTACTAATAGATCACTGTATAGTATTCCAGCCCTCATTTATGCCCTTGCAGTTATGGCGTGGTCCATTGCAATTATAGCTTTTTCTTACTGCTCCATCTTTAAAGCAGTTATGCGAATTTCAGGTAGTCAAGGAAGAATGAAGACTTTCTCCACCTGCAGTCCTCAGCTCATCATAATTGCTCTCCATTTTCTACCCaaaggtttaatttatttgtttggcaaCATTGGTATAAAGTTCGATACTGATCTGAgattaatcattattataatgTCTAGTCAGCTTCCACCCATGATAAACCCCCTCATTTATAGTTTGAGAACAGAAGAGgacaaaaagattttaaaacgGCCATTTCAAAATAAGCTTATTGGCTTTCCATTACAGCTACTCTAA
- the or30bt1 gene encoding odorant receptor 103-1 (The RefSeq protein has 1 substitution compared to this genomic sequence) codes for MSAGNISFVKEFFIVGFPGLQKGYFDSVAALMLFVFVCILAGNGTFLILFSLEKSLHKPMYYVILNLVASDILFSTTTLPKIIARYLFQDGGISFMGCFIQMYFVHYFGTVNAFILAIMAFDRYVAICNPLRYPNIVTKWNIFYLCLISWVIANVTPLMMVIRAYPLPYCAENTIIQCYCDHISITSLACTNRAPYSIPAFVLAMVALLTPLAFIVFSYCAIILAVLRISSTQARLKTFSTCSPQLIIIALYFLPRCFIYLSSNIGIYFSTDLRLAIIMMYSLFPPMFNPLIYCLRTKDVKECLVKRLKISTNVKFNLTKVDISSVSS; via the coding sequence ATGTCAGCCGGGAACATCAGCTTTGTTAAGGAATTTTTTATCGTTGGTTTTCCTGGGCTTCAAAAGGGATACTTTGACTCAGTGGCTGCTCTGATGCtttttgtctttgtgtgtatCTTAGCAGGGAATGGAACATTTCTAATACTTTTTAGTCTGGAAAAAAGCCTCCATAAACCTATGTATTATGTCATCTTAAACTTAGTTGCAAGCGATATATTATTTAGCACTACTACCCTGCCAAAAATTATTGCTAGGTATTTGTTTCAAGATGGTAGTATTTCATTTATGGGTTGCTTCATTCAAATGTATTTTGTGCATTATTTTGGTACAGTCAATGCTTTTATCCTGGCAATAATGGCCTTTGATAGGTATGTAGCCATTTGTAATCCCTTAAGATATCCCAATATAGTCACAAAGTGGAACATTTTCTATCTTTGTCTCATTTCATGGGTTATAGCAAATGTAACCCCTTTAATGATGGTAATAAGAGCTTACCCTCTCCCATACTGCGCAGAAAACACCATTATACAATGTTACTGTGATCACATTTCTATAACATCGCTTGCATGCACCAATCGTGCACCATATAGTATTCCAGCTTTTGTTCTTGCTATGGTTGCGTTGCTTACTCCCCTGGCCTTTATAGTTTTCTCTTATTGTGCCATCATTTTGGCAGTTCTGCGTATATCAAGCACTCAAGCAAGACTGAAGACTTTCTCCACCTGCAGTCCTCAGCTCATCATAATTGCTCTCTATTTTCTACccaggtgttttatttatttatcaagcaATATCGGCATCTACTTCAGCACTGATTTGCGATTAGCCATTATTATGATGTATAGTCTGTTTCCACCCATGTTCAACCCTCTCATTTATTGCTTAAGGACAAAAGATGTAAAGGAATGCTTAGTTAAAAGACTTAAAATCTCAACGAATGTCAAGTTTAATCTAACAAAAGTTGACATATCCTCAGTATCTTCATAA
- the or30bt3 gene encoding odorant receptor 103-5 translates to MPVENTSFVKDFVIVGFPGLQPHYYGLVSALLFFVYVFTLIGNAVFFTLFVITKSLHKPVYYFIINLVVSDVLFSTATLTKIISRYWFQDGTISFLGCFVQMFFVHLFGSVCSVVLAVMAIDRYTAICYPLQYHSIMTNRNVLILILSPWILSFWGPLALVIRAYPLPYCADNSIIHCYCDHVSITTLACTDRSLYSIPALIYAFLILLVPFAVIIFSYCSIFIAVMRISGSQGRMKTFSTCSPQLIIIALYFIPRILNFLSSNIGLKFSTDLRLIMIMMYSVLPPLINPIIYCLRTEEVKKVLRQQFKNKQIGNPLQLL, encoded by the coding sequence ATGCCAGTGGAAAACACCAGCTTTGTAAAGGATTTTGTCATAGTCGGCTTTCCTGGACTTCAGCCTCATTATTATGGCCTTGTATCTGCACttctgttctttgtttatgtgtttACATTAATAGGAAATGCTGTGTTTTTTACCTTGTTTGTAATAACTAAGAGCCTTCACAAGCCtgtatattactttattattaatctaGTTGTGAGTGACGTGCTATTTAGCACTGCAACGTTAACAAAAATTATTAGCAGGTATTGGTTTCAAGATGGAACCATTTCATTCTTGGGTTGTTTTGTTCAGATGTTCTTTGTGCATTTGTTTGGCAGTGTATGTTCAGTTGTTCTTGCAGTAATGGCTATAGATCGCTACACAGCAATATGTTACCCTCTTCAGTATCACAGCATCATGACAAACAGAAATGTGCTCATCCTGATTCTGAGCCCTTGGATATTGAGTTTTTGGGGGCCTTTGGCACTGGTCATCCGTGCTTACCCTCTCCCTTACTGTGCAGATAACAGCATTATACACTGTTACTGTGATCATGTCTCCATCACAACACTAGCATGCACTGACAGATCACTGTATAGTATTCCAGCCCTCATTTATGCCTTTTTAATACTTCTAGTGCCCTTTGCTGTTATTATTTTCTCTTACTGCTCCATCTTTATAGCAGTTATGAGAATTTCAGGTAGTCAAGGAAGAATGAAGACTTTTTCCACCTGTAGTCCTCAGCTCATCATAATTGCTCTCTATTTTATACCCaggattttaaattttttatctaGCAACATTGGTTTAAAGTTTAGTACGGATTtgcgattaatcatgattatgatgTATAGTGTGCTGCCTCCATTGATTAACCCCATTATCTATTGTTTGAGAACAGAAGAGGTAAAAAAAGTACTAAgacaacaatttaaaaacaaacaaataggtAATCCTTTACAGCTGCTTTGA